The genome window ttcttgtgtttctgtggTCCTGGGGTTGACACGTagcctgctggctgcctggTACAAATTCTACCCCTCCCCAGCTTGTAGAGGCTTAGGGCAAAGCTCCATCCCCTCTCACTCCCACAGCTGTGTACTCCAAAatcccttctgctgctctccagaTGACGTACGATTCTGCTGTAGAGGGATTAAAGCTCTTGCAAcaagctcagctgctgcagcttccagtGCTGCCataccagcagctctgcaggcagggtgctgggctgtgttgcacacagatgctgcagctgctgctgcgtTCCATGGACCTAATGCTCATCCTGTGCTGAGTGCAGGCACGAATCATGCCCGACGCATCGGTCAGCTCGAACATGATTATCTTGACATACAGCAAATGTGGCATTGAGGTGTGATAGCACCCACACAAAATGGCTGAGCCATGGAAAGTGGTTTTGATGCATGAGTGGGTACCCAAATGCCTGGCCACCTCCCCTTGCCTTTCATCCCTTTGCTCCCATTCATTGCAAGGGAGCTGGACTAGacaacctttaaaggtcccttccaactcaaacaattctatgattctatgaaaaatccCATGGCTCTTACACCCACTGGGATGAGTGGATGCCTTACCTCCGACATAGGCAAGGGAGAAACCCCGCTTGGCCATGCTGCGGTCCGTGcggagcaccagcagcagctgatggccACGGGAGGTGACAGGCATCGGGCTCTCCCTCCCACACCACGTCCCCAGCAGGGAGGCATTCTCAGCTCTGCCATCGAAGGCATCCAGGCGGTCGTAGTCACAGCCACCGGTCAGGCTGCTCCGAGCCTCCAGCTCCAAGTCCAAGAAGAAGACTTTGATCCGGTAGCCCGGGGGCAGCTGGATGCTCCACTGACACTGGAGGTTGTTGGGGTAGAAGTTGGGGTACTGAGGGCTGGAGAAATTTCCCTTGATGGTAGTGTAGACTTCCTGGCACTCACCTGCTTAGGGAAAAAGCagaggggtggggagggaaggaaaggacagCTGAAGTCTCCTGGCTGATGAACGctcatttgttttgttgctaAAGCCTGTTCTGCCCTCCATCTCACTGTTACTTCGTGTTTGGCCAATGTCCACCCATGAGTTTTAAGAACAGCAGCATCTGAGGTGGCCAAGGCCATGAGCATAGAACATCCCAAGTttgaagggacccacaaggaccgtgaagcccaactcctggctctgcacagaaCCACACAAATACTAGTCTGAAAGCAACACCCCATCCCCGCACCCTTCCCACTATCCCCCAAGCCCCGCACCTGAGTAGAAATGGGCCTTGAAGCCCCTGCCCACGATGTTGAAGTCTGACTTGAAGAGGATGAAGAGGTGCTGGGTGGAGGAGATGGTGCGGGGCGGGCGGGCACTGCCACAGTAGCGACCCAGGTTGGGGGCGGTGGCAGTGGGGCCATCGAAAAGGGCCACGTAGTCGAAGCCACAGCCCTGGCCACCCTCTACTTGGAAGTCAGCAAAGACCAGAGTGAGAGGGCCACCAGTCGCTCTGATGCTCCAGCGGCACTCTGCGTCATTGGGATAGCTCTCGGGGTACCGTGGGCTGGTGATCTCTCCAGACAGCCCCGTCAGTTGCCCACCACATGCATCTGCAGGGAGGTACAGCCATCGAAGTTAATGAATGGACGGGCATGGATGGACACCCTCACAGCCACCCCCCTTCCCACTACCTTTGTGGTAGGTGGCGGCGAAGCCACGCTTGGCCACGTGCCGGTCAGAGCGGAAGACCACAGCCATGACGTGCCAGGCAGAAGCGAAAGGCGGTGGGGCACTACGGCCACAGAAGGTGCCCAGGAGGTTCCCCTGGTCCCGGGATGCCCCATTGTAGACTTGGAGATAGTCGTAAGCGCAGGCAGCGTGGTACTCCAGCTCAAAGTGGCTGAAGGAGAGCAGGACAGAGGAGCCCTCGGCCACCACAATCAGCCAGGTGCACTCCGTCTCATAGGGGTACAGCCCTGGGAAATTGGGGCTGGAGAAGTTGCCAGAGGGTGCTGAGAGCACCCCACCACATTTGATGCCTGAATGACAAGAAAGAGGGGTGGGAGGCAGATGTGATGAATCCCTTTCCAGGAAACGCCTAAAAAGACAGTAGCTAGGCAGTGAGACTGGACAAGACAGCACCAGCTCCATCCCACCACAGCTCCATACTAACACCAGTGCTGCCAAAATACCACCCAGCCCTAGAAGAGGTGTCCAGGGAGACCTGCAGTACACGTGTTCTCTCCATtgccatttttccttctgtgtaaCCACCACCTCCACCCCACACCAGCCCTGCTGAGTGATGGACTCCCACACTTGACAATTTCCATGAGCTCCTCCTGCTGGTCCACCTACAGCTCAGTGTTAGTATCTATTTCTTGCTggcaaaaagaaagtaaagataAATTTTAAGAGAGCAGTGGTTACACTCTAGCTGGTTCTCAGCCAGGAATGCATTCTCCTTTTTTCAGAAGCTCCAGAGGGGGAAATCCAGCACCTGCAGGCAAGGCAGCAGGGCTAAGGCAGCCCTGTCCCAATCCTGTGCCAGtggggcacagctgcagcatcctgccccacagagccTCTGGACAAGAGGTGCTCCTCAGCTCCCCGATTATAGGAGCTCTAGACAGAAATGTTAAATGTGGGGTCAGCCCGTGGGCTGCCCATCCCTTCAGCTTTTTGACATCTGCTGAAAACAATCCTTACATACAAAGGTGGTATCGGTGAATTCAGGCCGGGAGATACAGGGATGAAGGGTTTGATGTGCTTCACAATGAGTTGTGCATGTAGGGATTGATTTTCTAATGAAATCTTTATACTGAGACACGGTTATAATGAAATaaggcaggcagggagggagccAGGGCTGGCTGCGTATGCTGCACAGTGGGCACAGACATCACATCTGAGAGGGGATCAGGCCCCGCATAGCCTCTGGGGAGCACGTGCAGGTTCCCAAACATGGCTGCATGCTCGCTGCCATCAATCTGGGCCAAGCATGTGCGAATCAATACTCGGCCATGGCACACTGCTGTTCATTACACTTGCTGGTGTGGTGACCCGGCAAGGGAGGGAGCTGTGGATGTGCACGGTGCTGCACTGCGAGCAGTTCTGGTGTGCACATGCGCGTGTGCATGAGCAGCAATGCTGGTGGATCTCTGTGCCTTGCTAATTACCAGGGATAGGCAATCAAGCCATACAGGACTGTGCTAAAGGACTGACGTTATTGGAATTCATATCCAAGAGGGAAGCCTGCAGGAGGGGTGGGTCACTAAGGACGGGGTGCCTGGGGTGCTCTGCATTTTGGGGAGGGATATTGCCAGTTGGCTGAAATAATAGGCTAATCTgtcccaccccagccccacggAGTGCTGCGGCCTGTGTTGGGGGTCACATTATACTGATAACACGCGGGTTTTGTTGCATACACAGCAACCTGCACAcgtatacatacacacacacatatatatactgGTGTGCATATATGTGTGGAAAACTCCAAAAGCTAACAAACCCttcagcaaagtgcaaggtaGCCACAAGACAACCCCTACCTACCGCCTTCAGTAAAATAAGCATGACCAAGGACTCTCCATCCCACGTACCTGCACATCCCGTGCTGCCGAGccatccccagctccagccccatccCCGCTGTGCACAGGCCCTTACCTCCGCTTGGGGCCACACCAAGCACCGTGCAGAGCAGGGCCAGAACCAGCACGCAGCCCGCGGCCCCGCACCCCATCCTGTCGTCACCGCCGCCCGAGCATCGCTCCAGAGCTGTCTGTCcggaagggaaaaaataaatacggggagaaataaataaaaaagcaggaGGACTGCAGAATTAATAGCGGAATGAATAATTCATCGCTTGTTTGAATTAAGAGCAGCAAGGTAACTTGATCTAttcctcctttccttcactCGGTTTTAATGATCTGGATCAAATGTCCCAAGGATTTACACTATAGCAGATACCTTGTCAATACACTATATTTAGAAGAGATATTAATGTTTCAGATATGGTGTATAATGGCAGTAAGTCTGGGCTGACAATATGCCCTTAAGGggctatgaaaataatttagttcGCCAGGCAAGACAGCAAACCAAAATGGGAATTTCAGGCTCACCACGGAAAAGTACCTCAGGAATTAACGTGATTTATACTGCGGCACCGGCAGCACAAGCCAACTGTTGATAAGAGCTGGAGACACTGTGTGCTCCGGCCCCGCGTCGGCAGCATCCTGGTGCTGGGCTTCACAGCCCGTGCTGCCAGAAGCCGGGAAGCACACAGCCACAGAGGCCTCGAAAAATAAAGCCAGGTGTGGGAAAGACCTCTGCTCGAACAAGGCACCTTCCAGGAGGTGGGGAAAGAAGCAGCCAATGTCTCTAAATCTCAGCCGGGGAGACGAGATGCGTTTATTAATTAAGCAATGAGGATCGATGCCTGAGACATTTCCTGTGGATTAATGATGGGCTGGGAGGAGCCGATGGCCCGAGGTGCCGCTAAGGACCATTAACGCCAACTGGCCATTAATTCCCAGGAAATGCTCCATGCCAAGGTCATTAAGTGCCTCCAAATACGAAGGGGTAATAACAACAACAACGTCTGGCCAGGCTCTCTGCCCCTGCCCAGCCTCGCTGGAGCCATGTGAGGGCTGGTGGGCACCAGACACACATCCCATTCGTGGCGTGTCCGCCCCCATGGAGCTCAATTAGTTGGTGCCAAATGAACTGGGAGGGGAGGGATCTCTCCCACCTTGCTCAGGTGTCATCAAGACCAAGACCAGGGCAGTTCTCCTGCCCCAGGAAGCCCACAGATCCCCCAAGAAGCCACATGGTTCATCCAGCACTGACCTCCCAGTAACACCAGCCTTCCTCCACCATCAGCCTCAGCACGCTGACACCTACATGGCCGCTCATCTCCATCCTTCCAGCTGCGCTCCATGTCAGCAGTACCCCTGGGAGATGGGGAGCACACAGGGGccagggctgcacagcacacCAGCTGTGACCCCATCCTGGGGAAAGGCATCCATCAGCCTCGGGCACGTTCACCCGCTCCTGACCTGGGGATGGCAATTCCCTGGCTGGGCTTGAGCCCAAGCAACGCCATCcgtcagcagagcagaggggacgAGGGGAGGATGAGAACAGCAATAATGCTGATGAGAAGCTAGGCAGCCCTTCGCATGCGGCTCTGGGTCAGCCCTGAGCGCTGGGCTCAGGCCAGAGACAccgtgggttttttttttttttttttttgaggctgCTGTATTGTACTGCCTGAACTCCTTGGCAGGCAGATCTATAAATCATGAGTCAAAAAGGCATTTGATCCATTTAAACAGAAAGGATGTGCTCAGGACCGCGAGTCATCAGAGGAGATCAAAGTTTTAAACACGGTCCCCAGGAGGAAGAGGAATTATTTAGGCAGGGAATAATGAGATGAAATTAAGAAGGTATTTAGGCTGCCcatgaggaagaaaggaacaaagctCCTCTCCCCGGCATAGCACTGCAGAGGCCTTGCAGGGGGGGGGGGTCAGTGTCGCTGTGCCCCTCGCTGGGGTGGCCAAAGCACCCGAGCACCCCTCAGGACAGGCAGCAGCATTCCCTTCTCCCTGGAGTGGGGAAGGCCCTCCCAAATCCCTCCATCCCGCTGCCGCCCAGCAGTGCCCTCTGCAAGGGCCTGTCCCCATGGGCCGGGGGGAATAGTGACCCGTGGCGCGTGACATCCAGcatgaaaaatgacaaaaggacaggggagggggggaagggaaagaagggctgaaaacacagaacaaagtGCCAAGGGCTGTTTGAAGGCCCCTTTGAGTTCATTGCGCCAAGGACACGGTCTCCCCTATGGAAAATTTCTCGCAGCCCCCATCCCCTCCGGCGCAGCAAAGCGGGCTGCCGGCTGCATGCCACCTCCTCCCGCtgccctgcaggctgcctttGCAGGATTGCAACCCGCAGCACTCACAGCTTGCTCCGTCTCTCACCACCCTCCCTTTTAGCCACGAACAAAGACAGGAGGCTTCGCGGCAGAATGGACGGACCAGCTGGGTAGGGTTTAACCACCGTGGCCCATATGTGCTGAAATACCCAGACATATTGGGGTTGTGCTTAAAGGAACAGTCCCAGCTTTTGCTTGGAAATGCGTTGCTTTCCCGAAGCAAGCGTGAAGTTTTACCTCAGGCCTTTGCTAAAAGGCTTTTGTGGGTTTTTAGCAGTATCTCCAAAAGGCAGGATGCTTAAAGCAAGAGGTATATAAATACGGTTTTtggaggaaaatatttcctgtgttCCCAGCTAGGAACAAAGTAGGGAGAGCAGCTAGAGAAGGCAGCTCTTTATTTTATCAGCCCCATGCTGCATAGAAGCACCTTCACTAGAGAGGCTTACAGTGGCTAAAACAGGGTTTGGATAGGCACTGACAGTTTGCCTTGGACCTAGCGTGGGCAACATCACCGCACCCTTGATCTGACCAAGTTATCTTACAAGCTGCATCCATACTGGATGGAGTCCAGGCATTTGCTAACTGGAGACAAACCTCACCGCAGTGAGGGGAACCCATGCCATTGAAGACCATGTCACGCACTGTAAACATGCACCTTTGTGCAACTGCAAAGAACTTCTCAAGGCTCAGTGGCAACCGTGGCAGACGGTGTCTGCAGGgcccaggctgctcagggctctgACCTTGAACCATGTGAGAGGGCAAGCACATCCCAAGCTTAGATCCAGTTGTTACAGATCCCAgtctcacacacacaaaaaaacaagagtTCTCCCACACCCAAGTGGTACAGCTAACAGTGTATTTACTCACTAAACATGCACGTATTATTATGATCCATCAACAgtgccagagcctcactgcagcagtgaaggAGTCAAAAACGTGGTCTAGAAGATCAGCCCATCCTTGACACGATctcactgtcaatgtcactCCTGGAGCAAAGGTAAAGCTAAAACAGCAGATACAATGCAACCACTCGTTGCCTGCAGGACCTCATACAGGTACCCACATGGCTTCCCAGCATGAAGCAGAGCCATCTTTTCTAGCAGCTCTCAAAGTACGTGCCCCTTGTGCAAGGAGTATTATGTCAAACAGGTAAAAATAAGACAGGAGTGGTGATGCATCATCATCTGCCACAGCTATGGAAACCCTGTGAAATCCCAACATAGGACGAACAAGGAATGAATGGCAAAACAGAAAGGTGTGCCGAAAGGGTACATGGAAAGCAGACAATCATCTTTCCTGACAGATAGCAGCTACAATCCTGATGCTTTATCATAGACTTTTAGGAcattctccttctccctccagaCAGCATCGCAAGGATTAAGGTTCAGCACAGGCAATGCAAGTCCTCCTTGAGCACCACATGCAATTCCACCCTCACGTATAGGTAGTCTTTTTTTTGGTACATGGCTGGAAAGGCTCTTTTCAGAGAGCAGCATCTTCATCCCCATATTAATGTATCAGAGTGcaactgaggcacagagagggTGAAGTGACCTGCCTGGCATCACCCAGCGAGATAATGACACTGAAACAAACCCCACAAACTCCAGAGGGTCGGGCAGTGCTCTGCTGTTCCCTTGGCCTCGTTATCTTCTCCCCAAGAATTAAATCTCTCCAGGGTACATCTAACAGGGCACAATATCACCGCATACTAACATGGACTTCAAAGCAAGACATTAGTCTTCATATTACAGTACAGCTGAACGCTTGTCTCTTGAGGATATTAAGAAGCATCCGTCTCTCAAAACTGCACGTAAAGACTTCCACTAAAATTACCGTGCTGCTCCTCAAGGTATAGGTGATTGTAGCAGCCACTCTGGAAGGTCACCTGATCTTTAAAACACCCAAGACTGAGAATCATactggaaaatacatttgatCAGTTGATGAAACAATAGGCATAAGGACCTCAGTCTGGTGAGATGACTGATTTTGGGCAATGTCTTTTAATGGAATGTCCTAGTCTTGGCCTGAGGTTCCTTAGCTCAGGAATACCTTGCTAAAAGACAAAACAGGAATCTTCTTCAATTCCTGCAGCTTTCAAATATCTGTCCATATCTTCAGCAAATGTAGAAGAGCCACAGATTAATACAAATGGCTTTCTTCGACAGGAATTTATTATTGTCTTTATCAAGTCCTCATTTAAGCGACCAGTGTATGTGTTTTCCTGATAGCTCCAAGGAAGATTTTCCAGTGAAGTTTcctgaaaaggcaaaaaaagacCGTAAAAAGACAATCTATTGCTTATAGCTGAATCTCCCTCTTTTCCTCAGAGTACTGCACAGGACGTTTTTCACCCTTGGGACTCCAACCTAGATAGAAATGATCCATCCCAAGACCTGTGTTCCTCTTGCGAAAATACTTCCCTGCCACTGGATCTGGCCGCTGAGGCAAACAAAACTGAGCGTAACTACTGTCAAGTAACACCGCAGAACCTTCTCCTTTGGGAACCACTACCCACCACGCCTTTTTGATTCCCAAGTCTTAAGTCCCAATTCTATTACTCCCCCAAGCCTCCTTCAGTTCCATCTCCCTTGACAAAGCAACTGAAGAAAACCCTGCTCCAGACACAGCTCTGATCCCATGAGCAACGTTACATCCCATGACGTTAGAACTAGCAGGACCCCCTGCTGCTATTAATTAGAAGCAGAAGGTGTTCAGATCTGATAGTGACAGGCAGCAGAGCAAAATACTGGGACACATACAATCCTAAAAGGGAAGATGCGCCACTCAGAGTTGGAGTACAACAAACCTGTtaagagaggagagggagagatgtGCATGTAGGGCAGGCAGTACTGACAGGGCTCAGCAAGGGTCAGAGGGGTTTCTTGCCCTTCACTGGGTTGAATTTCAAGACTTTCCTGGGCTCTTGAGAAAGCGCTGTCCTGAGAAGAGCACCTAAGCCATGCCACCAGAGACCATTACTGATCACACACCTatggagcagctgaggggaTGCCTAAGCACGAGTACTTTCCCTCTATATCCAACCTCAACTTGCCAAGACCATATGTGGAACGTAACGCATGAGGCAGAGCCGTCACAAGATACAAAAAATGATTCATCTGAGAAGCTAAAAATGCAATGGGATTCATTCCCTTAGCATAAATAATTCTTTCTGTATCTTCCCTGCAATGAATCCTCATTTCTCagggaaataattttcatcTACCAGATCTGTGCAGAACACAGGCAACTTTGGgaccaaatgaaaacaagaaagactGCTCAAAACATAAGACCACTGAGAGGTATGCCCTCATCCTATGGATTTGgcacagaaaatcattttacagAGGGGGACGCAAATTTAGAAAGTTTGAAAATGGGtcaactgggaaaaaaaaaatcactgggaAGTTGGTGCTAACATACTAGAATGAGAGAGATGTAGCCATGAGCAACAAATGGAAGATAAGGACAGACTAAGGCACTGGTATTAGGAAAGGAGAAATAGTTTATTTGCCGTGAGGCTCTCAGAGTAAGCCTTTCTCGGCATAAATGTTTAGGTGCAGCAACAACTGTCTGAAGCGGAGGGGGAAATAATCAAGAGTGAATATGAATCAGAGGGTCCTTCTGAAGAACTGCCAGTGGGGTTGAAGAGGGACAAGCAGTGAGGGCTGCTCCCCTGAAATTCTTCAGGCCGCCAGCAGCACGAGAATATTTAGTAGATCtaagaacagcagcaactgGATCAACAATAGCCTTGATAGCTGGGAAAGAATTAGGACCAGACTGACAGAAAAGGTTCATCCAGCACAACAGAATGCTCATAGAATTGTACTTCATATTCCTTTATTTACCTGGCTTAGGACGTAAAATATTCTGATGTTCCAGTATCGTGCCAGATCCTGGAGAAGAGgtttcaaataaattttttcAAATGTACAGAAGCAGCCAACAAGGGTTACAAAGGTTTCATCCTCTTCATTATCCATTATGGACTGGAGAATGGGAAGCATCGGTGCAAGACCAGTGCCAGAAGCCAGCATGAGGAGTTCTCCATGctaacaacaaaacagagaattCTGAATTAACCATCATGACTGGAAACAAATGTGCTCATTGTCAGTCTCTCCTTGCTGCTACACTGGTAAAGTGTCcccaaagagagaaaacataTCAGGCCATGAGCTGGTAAATAAAGgtcttcaaatgtatttttctgtaaacCCCATCAAGGATTACAGATAGCACTTTCAGGATTTATGTGTCAAACTTAATGAAATTGGATTACATCCAAATAGAAACATTTACCCTAACTTTAGTTTCAGTTCAACCATACACTTTGCTGACCCATTGTTGGTTGCTTTCTTGCTGGAAAAGACCGCTATTTTGGATGCTGCAAAATACAGTCCTGAAGGTGCACTGGAAGGAACAGTTTCCTCTCCACCTTGATCCATACATCTTCCTGGTGCACAATCACgctaccagcagcagcacctagTGCTTCCCACATGCAGCATGGAGATGTTCACTCATTCACCTGCACCAAAGGATGCCTATAATGGGGACAGTTCTTCTACAGCAAGAAGTTTTACAGATTGCTCAGGTGCTCTGCAACCTACATGCATAAGGATCACCCAGCCAGTCCCTGAGTGAGTCACTTCtaggcagagctgcagtgttttGTCCCAAATGACCTGGAAGCTTTTAAGAACAGGAAGATATTCCAGGAAGCAGAACAGCACTGCTCTACGTGGAGCTTGGCCAATGTGATTTTACAGCCCTATCTTTGTtggatatttaaaattaatttaaaaaaaaaaaaaggaaggctttGAGATCTTAATGACCTATGTTTcaattctgtttctcatttgaaaGGTCAGAATTAAGTAATGAAATTAGTGCGCTTGAGAAGCCTTCCCCTGAAACTGGATCCGCCTTTCTTTGCGGAGAGCCTGGTATCAGTAGATGGGAATCAACATTTGCAGTGTCTGGGTGATGTGACACCTCGCTGGAGCTGCTGTAGTTCAGGGAACACCCAGGAGAGGAAAAGATCAACACCTCTTTTTCCCTCGTGCTCAGTCACAAAATAGCAACATTGCTCAAACAAGGCAAAAACAACCCACACTCACTGCTGGTGCAGAATAAATTTCCTTTGTTAAACACATACAAGTGATGAGCAGAGAGCCTTGCTAATTTTCCAGTCTCCCAcccacctccctctcctcttccctcttaCATATGCTGCAGTTCAATAAGGTGTACTTTCCCCACCTGACTGCTAATGCCATAGCACTGTACAATAACCAGGAAGTCCCTAAAATAATCATGAAAACAGTAATCAAATTGATGTCTTCCCTTTGGATTATTAAACAAAGCTAGCTGCCACAAGCTCAAACATCCTACATCTCTTAGGAAACTAACCTTATTAGGCCGATATGGGAACCCTCCAAACGGCCCACGCCAAAAGACCGTGTCTCCTTCTTTCCAAGTCTTTATGTATTGTGACATTAGCCCAGCTTCATAGCACTAATAAAAAACATCgcacaaaagaaaagaataattataCTCTGCTGGAAAGTTTCCCAGCTTAAAGTCAATTATAAAGTTACCTACATTTAAACAAGAAGGGggcaaaaaaacatttcacgcatttaaaaagaaagaaaggtcgttctatttgaaaaataattcaaagttATACccaaaacaaagacatttaaattaaatcatACTGGATTAATTCCAGCTTGACTATAATGTAAACACAACCCACTCTCATGcagtctgaatttctgaaactgGAAAAAGCTTATCAAAGTCCTTGCTTACAAAGCACGCGGAGAAGAGTGCCTTGAATGCAAAGCACAGTCCGAGCCTTCAAGCGCTCTCCACATCTCAGGGTGTGGGATCTGTAAATGCCCTCTGGGTAC of Numida meleagris isolate 19003 breed g44 Domestic line chromosome 7, NumMel1.0, whole genome shotgun sequence contains these proteins:
- the CDCP2 gene encoding CUB domain-containing protein 2 isoform X2, which gives rise to MGCGAAGCVLVLALLCTVLGVAPSGGIKCGGVLSAPSGNFSSPNFPGLYPYETECTWLIVVAEGSSVLLSFSHFELEYHAACAYDYLQVYNGASRDQGNLLGTFCGRSAPPPFASAWHVMAVVFRSDRHVAKRGFAATYHKDACGGQLTGLSGEITSPRYPESYPNDAECRWSIRATGGPLTLVFADFQVEGGQGCGFDYVALFDGPTATAPNLGRYCGSARPPRTISSTQHLFILFKSDFNIVGRGFKAHFYSGECQEVYTTIKGNFSSPQYPNFYPNNLQCQWSIQLPPGYRIKVFFLDLELEARSSLTGGCDYDRLDAFDGRAENASLLGTWCGRESPMPVTSRGHQLLLVLRTDRSMAKRGFSLAYVGVVPMNISCTRTDFHIQIPMQALAQLQRNKVYLGMPSCAAQVVGSHFRIHTRFDTCGTESQRRNNTSIIVSTLYIDFSAGDQEDIHQYEVQCEPKRKEASVSLIAGPDPHRLSQAENMVDVQQRGAGVMDAHEAKSQDTSDIVFISICILAGLLMVIAVVGLVLL
- the CDCP2 gene encoding CUB domain-containing protein 2 isoform X1, whose protein sequence is MELVLSCPVSLPSYCLFRRFLERDSSHLPPTPLSCHSGIKCGGVLSAPSGNFSSPNFPGLYPYETECTWLIVVAEGSSVLLSFSHFELEYHAACAYDYLQVYNGASRDQGNLLGTFCGRSAPPPFASAWHVMAVVFRSDRHVAKRGFAATYHKDACGGQLTGLSGEITSPRYPESYPNDAECRWSIRATGGPLTLVFADFQVEGGQGCGFDYVALFDGPTATAPNLGRYCGSARPPRTISSTQHLFILFKSDFNIVGRGFKAHFYSGECQEVYTTIKGNFSSPQYPNFYPNNLQCQWSIQLPPGYRIKVFFLDLELEARSSLTGGCDYDRLDAFDGRAENASLLGTWCGRESPMPVTSRGHQLLLVLRTDRSMAKRGFSLAYVGVVPMNISCTRTDFHIQIPMQALAQLQRNKVYLGMPSCAAQVVGSHFRIHTRFDTCGTESQRRNNTSIIVSTLYIDFSAGDQEDIHQYEVQCEPKRKEASVSLIAGPDPHRLSQAENMVDVQQRGAGVMDAHEAKSQDTSDIVFISICILAGLLMVIAVVGLVLL
- the LOC110402923 gene encoding NADH-cytochrome b5 reductase-like isoform X3, whose translation is MCTRRSWRGGRGPKQRKTKGSSCRRSRSNSELNPDAFTAFNVSSVEQLTEDTYQYRFELPGNGRLRLGLGQHIVLRGVVNGLEVQRAYTPISPGNAEGYFEVLIKCYEAGLMSQYIKTWKEGDTVFWRGPFGGFPYRPNKHGELLMLASGTGLAPMLPILQSIMDNEEDETFVTLVGCFCTFEKIYLKPLLQDLARYWNIRIFYVLSQETSLENLPWSYQENTYTGRLNEDLIKTIINSCRRKPFVLICGSSTFAEDMDRYLKAAGIEEDSCFVF
- the LOC110402923 gene encoding NADH-cytochrome b5 reductase-like isoform X2 — its product is MSGREEEWQALKPREPSPSQCCGGGCKPCVYDVNSELNPDAFTAFNVSSVEQLTEDTYQYRFELPGNGRLRLGLGQHIVLRGVVNGLEVQRAYTPISPGNAEGYFEVLIKCYEAGLMSQYIKTWKEGDTVFWRGPFGGFPYRPNKHGELLMLASGTGLAPMLPILQSIMDNEEDETFVTLVGCFCTFEKIYLKPLLQDLARYWNIRIFYVLSQETSLENLPWSYQENTYTGRLNEDLIKTIINSCRRKPFVLICGSSTFAEDMDRYLKAAGIEEDSCFVF
- the LOC110402923 gene encoding NADH-cytochrome b5 reductase-like isoform X1, which encodes MSGREEEWQALKPREPSPSQCCGGGCKPCVYDVYEKELARWEGAKAAQDKRLLVQEEQESSNSELNPDAFTAFNVSSVEQLTEDTYQYRFELPGNGRLRLGLGQHIVLRGVVNGLEVQRAYTPISPGNAEGYFEVLIKCYEAGLMSQYIKTWKEGDTVFWRGPFGGFPYRPNKHGELLMLASGTGLAPMLPILQSIMDNEEDETFVTLVGCFCTFEKIYLKPLLQDLARYWNIRIFYVLSQETSLENLPWSYQENTYTGRLNEDLIKTIINSCRRKPFVLICGSSTFAEDMDRYLKAAGIEEDSCFVF